A single genomic interval of Hevea brasiliensis isolate MT/VB/25A 57/8 chromosome 4, ASM3005281v1, whole genome shotgun sequence harbors:
- the LOC110654282 gene encoding aspartate aminotransferase, cytoplasmic, which produces MASDRRIGVLARHLGVEMDFESHTATAISASPTSGFQGNSVFSHVVRAPEDPILGVTVAYNKDPSPVKLNLGVGAYRTDEGKPLVLNVVRKAEQQLVNDRSRVKEYLPITGLADFNKLSAKLIFGADSPAIQENRVTTVQCLSGTGSLRVGAEFLARHYHQRTIYIPQPTWGNHPKVFTLAGLSVKTYRYYDPATRGLNFQGLLEDLGSAPSGAIVLLHACAHNPTGVDPTPQQWENIRQLIRSKGLLPFFDSAYQGFASGSLDSDAQPVRMFVADGGELLVAQSYAKNMGLYGERVGALSIVCRNADVAGRVESQLKLVIRPMYSNPPIHGASIVAVILKDRNLYNEWTIELKAMADRIISMRRQLFDALRARGTPGDWSHIIKQIGMFTFTGLNSEQVAFMTKEYHIYMTSDGRISMAGLSSKTVPHLADAIHAAVTRAA; this is translated from the exons ATGGCAAGTGATCGGAGGATTGGCGTTCTCGCCAGACACCTGGGTGTGGAGATGGACTTTGAGAGCCACACCGCCACTGCGATCTCTGCTTCTCCTACTTCCGGCTTTCAAGGCAATTCTGTTTTCTCTCATGTTGTTCGGGCCCCTGAGGACCCCATCCTCGGT GTAACCGTCGCGTATAACAAAGACCCCAGTCCCGTCAAGCTGAATTTGGGAGTTGGCGCTTATCGAACTGAT GAAGGAAAACCTCTTGTTCTGAATGTTGTGAGAAAGGCTGAGCAGCAACTTGTTAATGACAG GTCACGTGTAAAGGAATATCTTCCTATTACTGGACTGGCTGATTTCAACAAATTGAGTGCTAAGCTTATTTTTGGTGCTGACAG CCCTGCTATTCAAGAGAACAGGGTTACCACAGTTCAATGTTTGTCTGGCACTGGCTCTTTGAGGGTTGGAGCTGAATTTTTGGCCAGACATTATCACCAA CGCACCATATACATTCCCCAGCCAACATGGGGAAACCACCCTAAAGTTTTTACTTTGGCTGGGTTATCTGTAAAAACCTATCGCTATTATGATCCAGCAACACGAGGGCTGAACTTCCAAG GCTTGTTGGAAGATCTTGGTTCTGCCCCATCTGGAGCTATTGTACTTTTGCATGCATGTGCTCATAACCCTACAGGCGTTGATCCAACTCCTCAACAGTGGGAGAATATCAGGCAGTTAATAAGATCTAAAGGGTTATTGCCTTTCTTTGATAGTGCCTATCAG gggTTTGCAAGTGGAAGTCTAGATTCTGATGCACAGCCTGTTCGCATGTTTGTTGCTGATGGTGGTGAACTACTTGTAGCTCAAAGTTATGCAAAGAACATGGGGCTCTATGGGGAACGTGTTGGTGCATTGAGCATT GTTTGCAGGAATGCTGATGTTGCAGGCAGGGTTGAGAGCCAGCTGAAACTTGTGATCAGACCCATGTATTCAAACCCACCCATTCATGGTGCATCTATAGTAGCTGTTATCCTAAAAGATAG GAATTTGTACAATGAGTGGACCATTGAGCTGAAGGCAATGGCTGATCGTATTATCAGCATGCGCCGGCAACTCTTTGATGCGTTACGTGCTAGAG GAACACCTGGTGACTGGAGTCACATTATTAAGCAAATTGGAATGTTCACTTTCACTGGACTGAACTCTGAGCAAGTTGCCTTTATGACTAAAGAGTATCACATCTACATGACATCTGATGG GAGGATTAGCATGGCAGGTTTGAGCTCGAAGACCGTCCCTCATTTAGCAGATGCAATACATGCAGCTGTTACTCGTGCTGCATAG